From the genome of Acidimicrobiales bacterium, one region includes:
- the tatC gene encoding twin-arginine translocase subunit TatC produces the protein MAIKLPRLKTKHPHPDAMTLVEHLTELRRRLVISVLAVAAGAVVAFALYNHILSFFVHPYCQTVGPHHSCQLFVTGPLDGFSIRLKIAAYGGLFLASPVVLYQLWRFVTPGLNPNEKRYAIPFVTASITLFVAGAGVAWLTFPHALSFLTAVGGPTLSQIYSPANYLSLIILLMVAFGVAFEFPVLLVFLELAGVLSPAQLSRWRRKAIVILFAVAAVVTPSSDPFSMLALAIPMCVFYEVSILIGKLLKRSAAPTGGT, from the coding sequence ATGGCCATAAAGCTGCCCCGTCTCAAGACCAAGCATCCGCACCCGGATGCCATGACGCTGGTCGAGCACCTGACCGAGCTGCGACGGCGGCTCGTGATCTCGGTCCTCGCCGTCGCCGCCGGCGCGGTGGTGGCCTTCGCCCTGTACAACCACATCCTCTCGTTTTTCGTGCACCCGTACTGCCAGACGGTGGGCCCCCACCACTCATGCCAGCTGTTCGTCACCGGCCCGCTGGACGGGTTCTCGATACGCCTCAAGATCGCCGCCTACGGGGGCCTGTTCCTGGCCTCGCCCGTCGTGCTGTACCAGCTGTGGCGCTTCGTCACGCCTGGCCTCAACCCCAACGAGAAGCGGTATGCCATCCCCTTCGTGACCGCCTCGATCACACTCTTCGTGGCAGGCGCGGGCGTGGCCTGGCTGACCTTCCCCCACGCCCTGTCCTTCCTCACCGCCGTCGGCGGTCCCACGCTCTCGCAGATCTACAGCCCCGCCAACTACCTCAGCCTCATCATCTTGTTGATGGTCGCCTTTGGCGTGGCCTTCGAGTTCCCAGTGCTGCTGGTGTTCCTCGAGCTCGCGGGTGTGCTCAGCCCGGCTCAGCTCTCGCGCTGGCGCCGCAAGGCCATCGTCATACTGTTCGCGGTCGCCGCCGTCGTCACGCCGAGCTCGGACCCGTTCTCCATGCTGGCCCTCGCCATACCGATGTGCGTGTTCTACGAGGTGTCCATTCTGATCGGCAAGCTGCTCAAGCGGTCAGCGGCACCGACCGGCGGTACGTGA